A part of Acidimicrobiales bacterium genomic DNA contains:
- a CDS encoding ABC transporter substrate-binding protein has product MPLRRTAARWRPRRLLPLAVAALLVPAACGGGGGDEGGTVTLKWYVFDEPSGAFDQAAEACTEASEGRYRIETAALPADADQQREQLVRRLAAEDSDIDIIGMDVIWTAEFAEAGWILPWEGDAAERATEGRLEPAVESATYQDRLWAAPFTSNTQLLWYRKDLVDEPPATWGQLLDQAQQLADEGEPHLVQVQGERYEGLVVWFTSLLESAGTSVLNEDGTEPALEEEATRRALEVMRDLSTSSAADPTLSTSREDQTRLAWEAGNSAFMVNYTFVWPSAQQNQPELAENMGWARWPGVNEGEPSHVTIGGINLGVGAYSDHPDLAREAAACIAGDDNQVVAAEKGGLLPSSEALYDDAKVQEAFPFADVIRDTLADAVQRPQTPFYNDVALAIARTLHPTRSIDPEGDVQRLRDAIAEALEGQGLL; this is encoded by the coding sequence ATGCCGTTGCGTCGTACGGCGGCGAGGTGGCGGCCCCGCCGCCTGCTGCCGCTGGCAGTCGCCGCCCTCCTCGTGCCGGCCGCCTGCGGCGGGGGAGGCGGCGACGAGGGTGGCACGGTCACCCTCAAGTGGTACGTGTTCGACGAGCCGTCGGGGGCCTTCGACCAGGCCGCCGAGGCGTGCACGGAGGCGTCGGAGGGCCGCTACCGCATCGAGACGGCGGCGCTGCCGGCCGACGCCGACCAGCAGCGCGAGCAGCTCGTCCGCCGGCTGGCCGCCGAGGACTCGGACATCGACATCATCGGCATGGACGTGATCTGGACGGCCGAGTTCGCCGAGGCCGGGTGGATCCTGCCCTGGGAGGGCGACGCCGCCGAGCGGGCCACCGAGGGCCGCCTCGAGCCGGCCGTCGAGAGCGCCACCTACCAGGACCGGCTGTGGGCGGCGCCGTTCACGTCGAACACACAGCTCCTCTGGTACCGCAAGGACCTCGTCGACGAGCCGCCGGCCACCTGGGGCCAGCTGCTCGACCAGGCCCAGCAGCTGGCCGACGAGGGCGAGCCCCACCTCGTCCAGGTCCAGGGCGAGCGCTACGAGGGCCTCGTCGTGTGGTTCACCTCGCTGCTCGAGTCGGCCGGCACGTCGGTCCTGAACGAGGACGGCACCGAGCCGGCGCTGGAGGAGGAGGCCACCCGCCGGGCGCTCGAGGTCATGCGCGACCTGTCGACCTCGTCCGCCGCCGACCCGACCCTCAGCACCAGCCGGGAGGACCAGACCCGGCTCGCCTGGGAGGCCGGCAACTCGGCGTTCATGGTCAACTACACCTTCGTCTGGCCGAGCGCCCAGCAGAACCAGCCCGAGCTGGCCGAGAACATGGGCTGGGCCAGGTGGCCCGGGGTGAACGAGGGCGAGCCGAGCCACGTGACGATCGGCGGGATCAACCTCGGCGTCGGCGCCTACTCGGACCACCCGGACCTGGCCAGGGAGGCGGCGGCCTGCATCGCCGGCGACGACAACCAGGTGGTGGCGGCCGAGAAGGGCGGCCTGCTGCCGAGCTCCGAGGCGCTCTACGACGACGCGAAGGTGCAGGAGGCGTTCCCGTTCGCGGACGTGATCAGGGACACGCTGGCCGACGCCGTCCAGCGCCCGCAGACGCCGTTCTACAACGACGTCGCCCTGGCCATCGCCCGCACGCTCCATCCGACGAGGAGCATCGACCCGGAGGGTGACGTGCAACGTCTGCGCGACGCGATCGCCGAGGCGCTGGAAGGGCAGGGGCTGCTGTGA
- a CDS encoding cell wall-binding repeat-containing protein — translation MSVADGLVEGISRWMAARQTRRSFLGRLGKVAVVVAGGTTLAGLLDRQAEARVCGQSGVSPKCSTFDCVGSGSVWGWCWYASPGCCLYDGLKKICDCCTFNWPNVHGYCPSGYNVRCIVESCYADPRLQTVPLTKLTNVTPVGASVELSVVRYPSGFTTATIGDGEDHRWAAIAAPVSATVTGPLLLTARASLSPVVRDELERLGVTSVRIVGGTVSAAVEAELRTFVPDVERVGPAADFTEASVQAAQWVFQRAGTRRAVCIGTTGVSANIAPSAAAFAAMKKYPVLVGADAAVALARSETPAVLTWMIGPEMSDRAGDVPGGQPMRSSRSTSLSREIASNAVNVEGVSEFALMVVPQGSWVLASALTRFAGLMLVHPTGEIDDDTYTWIKWHQPFLTRGYTTSSSGSLDPTGVWELQSALNHFDVDLLIGVSGQGLPVISQPEDERCIGCARVSPPYPSRAATGRYWTSRANPARRP, via the coding sequence ATGAGCGTGGCCGACGGGCTGGTCGAGGGGATCAGCCGGTGGATGGCCGCCCGCCAGACCCGGCGCTCGTTCCTCGGCCGCCTCGGCAAGGTGGCGGTCGTGGTCGCCGGGGGGACGACCCTCGCCGGGCTGCTCGACCGCCAGGCCGAGGCCCGGGTGTGCGGCCAGTCGGGCGTGTCGCCGAAGTGCTCGACGTTCGACTGCGTCGGCTCGGGCAGCGTGTGGGGCTGGTGCTGGTACGCCAGCCCGGGCTGCTGCCTCTACGACGGCCTGAAGAAGATCTGCGACTGCTGCACGTTCAACTGGCCCAACGTCCACGGCTACTGCCCGTCGGGCTACAACGTCCGCTGCATCGTCGAGAGCTGCTACGCCGACCCGCGGCTCCAGACGGTCCCGCTGACCAAGCTCACCAACGTCACCCCGGTGGGCGCGTCGGTCGAGCTGTCCGTGGTCCGCTACCCGTCGGGGTTCACGACGGCGACGATCGGCGACGGCGAGGACCACCGCTGGGCCGCCATCGCCGCGCCGGTCTCGGCCACCGTCACCGGCCCGCTGCTGCTCACGGCCAGGGCGTCGCTGTCCCCGGTCGTGCGGGACGAGCTGGAGCGGCTTGGCGTCACCAGCGTGCGGATCGTGGGCGGCACCGTGTCGGCCGCCGTCGAGGCCGAGCTGCGGACGTTCGTGCCCGACGTGGAGCGGGTCGGCCCGGCCGCCGACTTCACCGAGGCGTCGGTCCAGGCCGCGCAGTGGGTCTTCCAGCGGGCCGGCACCCGCAGGGCGGTGTGCATCGGCACGACCGGCGTGTCGGCCAACATCGCCCCGTCGGCGGCGGCGTTCGCGGCGATGAAGAAGTACCCGGTCCTGGTGGGGGCGGACGCGGCGGTCGCCCTGGCCCGCTCCGAGACGCCCGCCGTGCTGACCTGGATGATCGGGCCGGAGATGTCCGACCGGGCCGGCGACGTGCCCGGTGGCCAGCCCATGCGGTCGTCCCGGTCGACCAGCCTGTCGAGGGAGATCGCCAGCAACGCCGTGAACGTCGAGGGCGTGAGCGAGTTCGCGCTGATGGTCGTGCCCCAGGGCAGCTGGGTGCTGGCCTCCGCCCTGACCCGGTTCGCCGGGCTGATGCTCGTCCACCCGACCGGCGAGATCGACGACGACACCTACACCTGGATCAAGTGGCACCAGCCGTTCCTCACCAGGGGCTACACGACGAGCAGCAGCGGGTCGCTCGACCCGACCGGCGTCTGGGAGCTCCAGTCGGCCCTCAACCACTTCGACGTCGACCTGCTGATCGGCGTGTCCGGCCAGGGGCTCCCGGTCATCTCCCAGCCCGAGGACGAGCGCTGCATCGGCTGCGCCAGGGTCAGCCCGCCCTACCCGTCGCGGGCGGCCACCGGCCGGTACTGGACGAGCCGGGCCAACCCCGCCCGCCGGCCGTGA
- a CDS encoding thioredoxin domain-containing protein, producing the protein MEGSVWVVSYVVLWLAVLVLSVAVVALLRQIGVLHARLAPMGVHFAGEGPDLHAPAPAAGPDVDYGDAELTLVAFTAPTCDICARLRPSLGALRTQYRELVLVELEHDAATAPAFRAFNVSSTPYFVAVDRGGVVRGRGVANSLEQVEELIDEALSAPVRREDVRR; encoded by the coding sequence ATGGAGGGCTCGGTCTGGGTCGTGTCCTACGTGGTGCTGTGGCTGGCCGTGCTCGTGCTGTCGGTCGCCGTCGTCGCCCTGCTCCGCCAGATCGGCGTGCTCCACGCCCGGCTGGCGCCCATGGGCGTCCACTTCGCCGGCGAGGGCCCCGACCTGCACGCGCCGGCCCCGGCCGCCGGCCCCGACGTCGACTACGGCGACGCCGAGCTCACCCTCGTCGCCTTCACCGCCCCCACCTGCGACATCTGCGCCCGCCTGCGCCCGTCGCTCGGCGCGCTCCGCACGCAGTACCGGGAGCTGGTGCTGGTCGAGCTGGAGCACGACGCGGCGACGGCGCCCGCCTTCCGGGCCTTCAACGTGTCGAGCACGCCGTACTTCGTGGCCGTGGACCGGGGCGGGGTGGTCAGGGGCCGCGGGGTGGCCAACTCGCTCGAGCAGGTCGAGGAGCTGATCGACGAGGCGCTGTCGGCGCCCGTGCGCAGGGAGGACGTCCGCAGATGA